One Azoarcus sp. DN11 DNA segment encodes these proteins:
- a CDS encoding ABC transporter substrate-binding protein, translating to MEQGFNRRRFLLSTAGIAGGLALPGAPLFAQSANKIRVGLMLPYTGTYASLGNAITNGFKLAVEQSGGKLGGRQIEYFTVDDESDAAKAPENANKLIKRDNVDVLIGTVHSGVALAMTRVARETKSLLIVPNAGADEITGPLCSPNIFRTSFSAWQPAYAMGQVMAEKKHKNVVTLSWKYSFGEQSVAGFKEAFEKAGGKVVKEMYLPFPNVEFQPYLTEIAALKPDAVFVFFAGGGAVKFVKDYDAAGLKKTIPLYGSGFLTDGTLEAQGDSAEGILTTLHYADGLDIAKDKAFRTAYAMAFRMQPDVYAVQGYDAAQLFAAGLAGVGGDVTKREGLVAAMEKATIDSPRGRFTLSKAHNPVQDIYLRKVEAKQNKVISVAAKALADPARGCRM from the coding sequence ATGGAGCAAGGATTCAATCGCCGTCGTTTCCTGCTGTCCACAGCCGGTATTGCGGGTGGGCTTGCCCTGCCCGGAGCACCGCTTTTTGCTCAGAGCGCCAACAAGATCCGCGTCGGCCTGATGCTGCCGTACACCGGGACTTACGCGTCGCTGGGCAACGCGATCACCAACGGATTCAAGCTTGCCGTGGAGCAGAGCGGCGGCAAGCTCGGTGGACGCCAAATCGAGTACTTCACCGTCGATGACGAGTCGGACGCGGCGAAGGCGCCCGAAAATGCCAACAAGCTGATCAAGCGCGACAACGTCGACGTCCTGATCGGCACCGTGCATTCGGGCGTGGCGCTCGCGATGACGCGCGTCGCGCGCGAGACGAAATCGCTGCTGATCGTCCCGAACGCCGGCGCGGACGAGATCACGGGCCCGCTGTGCTCGCCCAACATCTTCCGCACCTCGTTCTCGGCGTGGCAGCCTGCCTACGCGATGGGGCAGGTGATGGCCGAGAAGAAGCACAAGAACGTCGTCACGCTGAGCTGGAAATATTCCTTCGGCGAGCAGTCGGTCGCGGGCTTCAAGGAGGCGTTCGAGAAAGCGGGCGGCAAGGTCGTGAAGGAAATGTACCTGCCGTTCCCGAACGTCGAGTTCCAGCCTTACCTCACCGAGATCGCCGCGCTCAAGCCCGACGCCGTGTTCGTGTTCTTCGCGGGCGGTGGCGCGGTGAAGTTCGTGAAGGACTACGACGCCGCCGGTCTCAAGAAGACCATCCCGCTTTACGGCTCGGGCTTCCTCACCGACGGCACGCTGGAAGCGCAGGGCGATTCCGCCGAAGGCATCCTGACCACGCTGCACTACGCGGACGGGCTCGACATCGCCAAGGACAAGGCCTTCCGCACCGCCTACGCGATGGCGTTCAGGATGCAGCCGGACGTGTATGCCGTGCAGGGCTATGACGCGGCGCAGCTGTTCGCGGCGGGACTTGCTGGGGTCGGCGGTGACGTCACGAAGCGCGAGGGGCTGGTCGCGGCAATGGAGAAGGCGACGATCGACAGTCCGCGCGGGCGCTTCACGCTGTCGAAGGCGCACAACCCCGTGCAGGACATCTATCTCCGCAAGGTGGAGGCCAAGCAGAACAAGGTTATCTCGGTCGCCGCGAAGGCGCTGGCCGATCCGGCGCGCGGCTGCCGGATGTAA
- a CDS encoding benzoate-CoA ligase family protein: protein MAELSVADQSVSPPRITIPREYNAAHDLIERNLRAGRGGKTAVIDQAGSYTYAELAERIDRFAHALGEMGIRMEERVLLCLLDTVDFPTAFLGCIKAGVVPIPVNTLLTASDYTYMLRDSRARGLVVSSGVLPAFASAIEASPFIKHVMVSGGDAGTRGGHLDFNELIAAPRPPYEAAPTCCDDPCFWLYSSGSTGAPKGTVHLHSSLIHTAELYSKPILGVREDDVIFSAAKLFFAYGLGNGLTFPFAAGATAVLMAERPTPDAVFRVLRQHQPTIYCGVPTLFASMLASPALPGREELSIRRCSSAGEALPAEVGKRWTEHFGVEILDGLGSTEMLHIFLSNRAGDVRYGTSGKPVPGYELRLIGDDGQEVEPGDAGELQVRGPTTAALYWNNRAKSRETFIGHWMRSGDKYSQDADGNFVYAGRNDDMLKVGGIYVSPIEVESALITHAAVLEAAVVGKADDDGLIKPLAFVVLKPGRMPAADLADELKLHVKTKLAPYKYPRWLEFVEELPKTATGKIQRFKLRTLSGA, encoded by the coding sequence ATGGCAGAGCTAAGCGTCGCGGATCAGAGCGTCAGCCCGCCGCGAATCACGATCCCGCGCGAATACAACGCCGCGCACGACCTGATCGAGCGCAATCTGCGTGCAGGGCGGGGCGGCAAGACCGCGGTCATCGACCAGGCGGGCAGCTACACGTATGCGGAGCTCGCCGAGCGCATCGACCGCTTCGCCCATGCCCTCGGGGAAATGGGCATTCGCATGGAAGAGCGGGTACTGTTGTGCCTGCTCGACACGGTCGATTTCCCGACCGCGTTCCTCGGCTGCATCAAGGCGGGCGTGGTGCCCATTCCGGTCAACACGCTGCTGACGGCTTCCGACTATACGTACATGTTGCGCGACAGCCGGGCCCGCGGACTGGTGGTGTCGTCCGGTGTACTGCCGGCTTTCGCCAGTGCGATCGAAGCCAGCCCCTTCATCAAGCACGTCATGGTGTCCGGAGGCGATGCGGGGACACGCGGCGGTCATCTCGATTTCAACGAACTCATCGCCGCACCCCGTCCGCCCTACGAAGCGGCGCCCACCTGTTGCGACGACCCCTGTTTCTGGCTCTATTCGTCCGGCTCGACCGGTGCGCCCAAGGGTACGGTGCACCTGCACTCCAGCCTCATTCACACCGCGGAGCTGTATTCGAAGCCGATCCTGGGCGTGCGCGAGGATGACGTGATCTTCTCGGCGGCGAAGCTGTTCTTTGCCTACGGCCTCGGTAATGGCCTCACCTTCCCGTTCGCGGCCGGGGCCACCGCCGTGCTGATGGCCGAACGGCCGACGCCGGACGCCGTCTTTCGCGTGCTGCGCCAGCATCAGCCCACCATCTACTGCGGAGTGCCGACCTTGTTCGCGTCGATGCTCGCCAGCCCGGCGCTCCCCGGGCGGGAAGAGTTGTCGATCCGCCGCTGCTCCTCGGCCGGCGAGGCCCTGCCGGCTGAAGTAGGCAAGCGCTGGACCGAGCATTTCGGCGTCGAGATCCTCGACGGACTCGGGTCGACCGAAATGCTGCACATCTTCCTGTCGAACCGCGCAGGCGACGTGCGCTACGGCACCAGCGGCAAGCCGGTGCCCGGATACGAACTGCGCCTGATCGGCGATGACGGGCAGGAGGTTGAACCGGGCGATGCCGGCGAGCTGCAGGTGCGCGGGCCCACCACTGCTGCGCTGTACTGGAACAACCGCGCGAAAAGCCGCGAAACCTTCATCGGCCATTGGATGCGCAGCGGCGACAAGTACAGCCAGGATGCGGACGGCAACTTCGTGTACGCCGGCCGCAACGACGACATGCTCAAGGTCGGCGGCATCTACGTTTCGCCGATCGAAGTCGAATCGGCGTTGATCACTCATGCTGCAGTGCTAGAAGCGGCAGTAGTCGGAAAGGCCGATGATGATGGCCTGATCAAGCCGCTGGCTTTCGTCGTGCTGAAACCGGGCCGCATGCCTGCGGCGGATCTTGCGGATGAGCTGAAGCTTCACGTGAAGACCAAGCTTGCGCCATACAAGTATCCGCGCTGGCTCGAATTCGTGGAGGAGTTGCCGAAAACGGCGACAGGGAAGATCCAGCGATTCAAGCTGCGCACGCTGTCAGGGGCGTAG
- the fabG gene encoding 3-oxoacyl-ACP reductase FabG produces MQLKDRVAVVTGAGQGIGAAVAKAYAKEGAKVAVIDLDQATADRVAGQIVEAGGQAIGVACNVADREQVEAMASKVNAQWGRIDILVNNAGITRTAMLNKMTPDQWNQVLAVHLTGAFNCLQAVVGGMIERQYGRIIYVTSTAGVLGTIGQINYSAAKAGVLGMTKSTAKELARYNITANAIAPGAATPMTETIRTDERFKEKYLDRIPLGRWAEPEEITPVFVFFASDAASYVTGQILAADGGMTIH; encoded by the coding sequence ATGCAGTTGAAAGACAGGGTCGCAGTCGTGACCGGAGCGGGGCAGGGCATCGGGGCGGCCGTTGCGAAGGCCTATGCAAAAGAGGGGGCGAAGGTTGCCGTGATCGACCTCGATCAGGCAACGGCGGACCGCGTGGCCGGACAGATCGTCGAGGCCGGCGGACAGGCGATCGGCGTGGCATGCAATGTCGCGGATCGCGAACAGGTCGAGGCGATGGCCAGCAAGGTCAACGCGCAGTGGGGCCGCATCGACATCCTCGTCAATAACGCCGGCATCACGCGCACGGCGATGCTCAACAAGATGACCCCGGACCAGTGGAATCAGGTGCTCGCCGTGCATCTCACGGGGGCATTCAACTGCCTGCAGGCCGTGGTCGGCGGCATGATCGAGCGCCAGTACGGGCGCATCATCTACGTGACGTCCACCGCCGGCGTGCTCGGCACGATCGGGCAGATCAACTACAGCGCGGCCAAGGCCGGCGTGCTCGGCATGACCAAGAGCACCGCGAAGGAGCTCGCGCGCTACAACATCACCGCGAATGCGATCGCACCGGGGGCGGCCACGCCGATGACCGAGACGATCCGCACGGACGAACGCTTTAAGGAAAAGTACCTCGACCGCATTCCGCTCGGACGCTGGGCGGAGCCGGAGGAGATCACGCCGGTGTTCGTGTTCTTCGCCTCGGACGCGGCGAGCTACGTGACAGGACAGATACTGGCAGCAGACGGTGGAATGACGATTCACTAG
- the oah gene encoding 6-oxocyclohex-1-ene-1-carbonyl-CoA hydratase, with the protein MALDWLPRDNETKDHALLGHEHFGTEAPSVIFEKRPVTDPQGNQVPGLYSAWIILNNPKQYNSYTTEMVKGVIAGFQRASGDRTVTAVVFTAVGDKAFCTGGNTEEYASYYARRPNEYGEYMDLFNAMVDGILNCKKPVICRVNGMRVGGGQEIGMATDITITSDMAVFGQAGPKHGSAPDGGSTDFLPWMLNMEDAMYNCISCEPWSAYKMKSKNLITKVVPVLKSKGGEWVRNPLVRTDAYVDDGELVYGEPVAADKVQAAKELIGQCTTDFSRLDAEVNALVWKFTNLFPQCLIKSIDGIRGKKKFFWDQMKLANRHWLAANMNHEAYLGFTAFNNKKATGKDVIDFIKFRQLVAEGAMFDDNFAEQVLAKPKA; encoded by the coding sequence ATGGCACTCGATTGGCTGCCCCGCGACAACGAAACCAAGGATCACGCCCTGCTCGGTCACGAGCATTTCGGCACCGAGGCGCCCTCGGTCATCTTCGAAAAGCGTCCGGTGACGGACCCGCAGGGTAATCAGGTTCCGGGCCTGTACTCCGCGTGGATCATTCTCAATAACCCGAAGCAGTACAACTCCTACACGACCGAGATGGTCAAGGGCGTCATCGCCGGGTTCCAGCGCGCCTCCGGGGACCGCACGGTCACCGCGGTGGTGTTCACCGCGGTGGGCGACAAGGCGTTCTGCACCGGCGGCAACACCGAGGAATACGCTTCCTACTATGCCCGCCGCCCGAACGAGTACGGCGAGTACATGGACCTGTTCAACGCCATGGTCGACGGCATCCTGAACTGCAAGAAGCCGGTGATCTGCCGTGTGAACGGCATGCGCGTCGGCGGCGGCCAGGAAATCGGCATGGCCACGGACATCACCATCACGTCCGACATGGCGGTGTTCGGCCAGGCCGGCCCGAAGCACGGCAGCGCGCCGGATGGCGGCTCCACGGACTTCCTGCCGTGGATGCTCAACATGGAAGACGCGATGTACAACTGCATCTCGTGCGAGCCGTGGAGCGCGTACAAGATGAAGTCGAAGAACCTCATCACCAAGGTCGTGCCGGTGCTGAAGAGCAAGGGCGGCGAATGGGTCCGCAACCCGCTCGTCCGCACCGATGCCTACGTCGATGACGGCGAGCTGGTGTACGGCGAGCCGGTCGCGGCCGACAAGGTCCAGGCGGCGAAGGAGCTGATCGGCCAATGCACGACCGATTTCTCGCGCCTCGACGCGGAAGTCAATGCGCTCGTGTGGAAGTTCACGAACCTCTTCCCGCAGTGCCTGATCAAGTCGATCGACGGCATCCGCGGCAAGAAGAAGTTCTTCTGGGATCAGATGAAGCTCGCGAACCGGCACTGGCTCGCGGCCAACATGAACCACGAGGCGTACCTCGGCTTCACCGCCTTCAACAACAAGAAGGCGACCGGCAAGGACGTCATCGACTTCATCAAGTTCCGCCAACTCGTCGCCGAAGGCGCCATGTTCGACGACAACTTCGCCGAGCAGGTCCTGGCGAAGCCCAAGGCCTGA
- the had gene encoding 6-hydroxycyclohex-1-ene-1-carbonyl-CoA dehydrogenase has translation MIPEFIDTWQMTEPGKLQKTRVPMPALGPGDVVVKIAGCGVCHTDLSYYYMGVPTVQKPPLSLGHEISGTVIGGEPSMIGKEVIVPAVIPCGECELCKTGRGNRCLSQKMPGNSMGIYGGYSSHIVAQSKYLCVVENRGSTPLEHLAVVADAVTTPYQAAVRADLKKDDLVIVIGAAGGVGSFMVQTAKGMGAKAVIGIDINEEKLTMMKDFGADFIINPKDKSAKDVKELFKGFCKERGLPSNYGWKIFEVTGSKPGQELALSLLSFTGKLVIVGYGTAETNYMLSKLMAFDAEIIGTWGCPPDRYAAVRDMCLDGRIKLGPFVETRPMSQIEQVFDEAHHGKLKRRVILTPDF, from the coding sequence GTGATTCCTGAATTCATCGATACCTGGCAGATGACCGAGCCGGGCAAGCTGCAGAAGACCCGTGTGCCGATGCCCGCGCTGGGCCCGGGCGACGTCGTGGTGAAGATCGCCGGCTGCGGCGTCTGCCACACCGACCTGTCGTACTACTACATGGGTGTGCCGACGGTGCAGAAGCCCCCGCTGTCGCTGGGCCACGAGATCTCGGGCACGGTGATCGGTGGCGAGCCGTCGATGATCGGCAAGGAAGTGATCGTGCCGGCTGTGATCCCGTGTGGCGAGTGCGAGCTGTGCAAGACGGGCCGCGGCAACCGTTGCCTGTCGCAGAAGATGCCGGGCAATTCGATGGGCATCTACGGCGGCTACTCGAGCCACATCGTCGCGCAGTCGAAGTACCTGTGCGTGGTCGAGAACCGCGGCAGCACGCCGCTCGAGCATCTCGCAGTCGTGGCCGATGCGGTGACCACCCCTTACCAGGCCGCGGTGCGCGCCGACCTGAAGAAGGACGACCTGGTGATCGTTATCGGCGCCGCGGGCGGCGTCGGCAGCTTCATGGTGCAGACCGCGAAGGGCATGGGCGCGAAGGCCGTGATCGGCATCGACATCAACGAAGAAAAACTGACGATGATGAAGGACTTCGGGGCCGACTTCATCATCAACCCGAAGGACAAGAGCGCGAAGGACGTCAAGGAGCTGTTCAAGGGCTTCTGCAAGGAGCGCGGCCTGCCGTCGAACTACGGCTGGAAGATCTTCGAGGTCACCGGCAGCAAGCCCGGCCAGGAGCTCGCGTTGTCGCTGCTGTCCTTCACCGGCAAGCTCGTGATCGTCGGCTATGGCACGGCGGAGACGAACTACATGCTGTCGAAGCTGATGGCCTTCGATGCCGAGATCATCGGCACCTGGGGCTGCCCGCCGGACCGCTACGCCGCCGTGCGCGACATGTGCCTGGACGGCCGCATCAAGCTCGGGCCTTTCGTCGAGACGCGTCCGATGAGCCAGATCGAGCAGGTGTTCGACGAGGCGCACCACGGCAAGCTCAAGCGGCGCGTCATCCTGACGCCCGATTTCTGA
- a CDS encoding enoyl-CoA hydratase-related protein: MSSAQFQFITYGVADGLATLTINRPPFNVLDIPTMEEMNVALDRCLADNSVKLLMITGAGEKAFSAGVEVADHTPDKVDRMIEVFHGIFRRLQQLPIPTLAAVNGVALGGGMEVGIACDMLVAASNAKFGQPEIKLAVFPPIAAVLLPRLVPPARALELLLGGENIGADEAKAIGLVNRVFAKETFAADVQAFVAPFLTLSRAALASTRKTIRAVADKPFGAALDTAENIYLKELMNTDDAKEGLAAFLEKRKPVWKNS; the protein is encoded by the coding sequence ATGAGTAGTGCGCAATTCCAGTTCATCACTTACGGCGTGGCCGACGGCCTGGCGACGCTGACGATCAACCGCCCGCCGTTCAACGTCCTCGACATCCCGACGATGGAGGAGATGAACGTCGCGCTGGACCGCTGCCTTGCGGACAACAGCGTGAAGCTGCTGATGATCACCGGCGCGGGGGAGAAGGCTTTCTCGGCCGGCGTGGAGGTGGCGGACCACACGCCGGACAAGGTCGATCGCATGATCGAGGTGTTCCACGGCATCTTCCGCCGCCTGCAGCAGCTGCCGATCCCGACGCTGGCCGCGGTGAATGGCGTGGCTCTGGGTGGCGGCATGGAAGTGGGGATCGCATGCGACATGCTCGTCGCGGCCTCCAACGCGAAGTTCGGTCAGCCCGAGATCAAGCTGGCGGTGTTCCCGCCGATCGCCGCGGTGCTGCTGCCGCGCCTGGTGCCGCCGGCGCGTGCGCTGGAACTGCTTCTCGGGGGTGAGAACATCGGCGCCGACGAGGCGAAGGCGATCGGGCTGGTGAACCGGGTGTTTGCGAAGGAGACGTTCGCCGCCGACGTGCAGGCTTTCGTCGCTCCGTTCCTGACACTTAGCCGTGCAGCACTGGCGAGCACCCGCAAGACGATCCGTGCGGTGGCGGACAAGCCGTTCGGTGCGGCGCTCGATACCGCCGAGAACATCTACCTGAAGGAATTGATGAACACCGACGACGCGAAGGAAGGGCTGGCTGCCTTCCTCGAGAAGCGGAAGCCGGTGTGGAAGAACAGCTGA
- a CDS encoding FAD-dependent oxidoreductase: MEAVQTSEIRWWKASKPVGMTEFGAPVKLTIDGVEIEAPAGASVLNAATAAGLYIPALCAHPDLPPAGQRGAGDGGCNLCMVEIDGTDGLSKACSTTVTAGMTVTTKSAAIQEVRQKNLAKILGPHPHVCLTCPQRDGCSRSQCSYGNPQETRCCTIFSSCELRKVSDYIGIPNTTPPYKPVQLPIIKDEPFFDRDYNLCIDCRRCLVACNDVRGVGCLEVKEVETPQGTRTYVGTIAPTLIESGCTFCQACVTVCPTGALMDRTLDPAKREESMVPCRNACPAGIDVPRYVQLAAEGKYGEAIAVVREKLPFPGILGRACFAMCESACRRKDLDDPLSIRNLKRIAADNDTGIWREHAKKLPATGKKAAVIGAGPAGLTVAYYLAKQGHGVTIFDAQPAAGGMARYGIPSYRVPAEVIDNEVAEVSALGVEFRFGAKVDSVDTLFNDGYGAVFVGIGAQGGDKLGIPGDDLPGVVDSPTYLKAVTMGLVNTPEGIQTGKKVAVIGGGNVATDNARSSRRFGAEVDMVYRRTREEMPARLEEFEGCVEEGVNIRYLLAPKKIEPGTNGFRLQITYAKMALGEADASGRRKPVETGEEVVEGVDLVIAAIGQFPKRFEGFGVETDRKGRITVREDSMLTSRPKVYAGGDCVLGPSTLIESVAQGRVAASAMDIVLGGDGDISEVLLRDGWETSPYIGRKKGFNKIRKFHPIMLAPEQRTGWDEVELGFDDATARAEAARCFKCNLAPKIAEAVLPPESSLKFDEATIASVPTESGVFQLLDGDKNVLMIKGVENLRAGLMEQLERGGDATNFVFEEAALFTSRESQMIQAYLQQYGKMPGGGSDELDDLF; this comes from the coding sequence ATGGAAGCCGTGCAGACATCGGAAATCAGGTGGTGGAAAGCGAGCAAGCCGGTCGGAATGACCGAGTTCGGCGCGCCGGTGAAGCTGACGATCGACGGCGTGGAGATCGAGGCGCCCGCGGGCGCGTCGGTGCTGAATGCCGCAACCGCCGCAGGTCTCTACATTCCGGCGCTGTGCGCGCACCCCGATCTGCCGCCTGCCGGTCAGCGCGGCGCGGGGGACGGCGGCTGTAATCTGTGCATGGTCGAGATCGATGGCACGGACGGCCTCTCGAAGGCCTGTTCGACCACCGTCACGGCCGGCATGACCGTGACGACGAAGTCCGCAGCGATCCAGGAGGTGCGCCAGAAGAATCTCGCGAAGATCCTCGGCCCGCACCCGCACGTCTGTCTCACCTGTCCGCAGCGCGACGGCTGTTCGCGCTCGCAGTGCTCCTACGGCAATCCGCAGGAAACGCGCTGCTGCACGATCTTCTCGTCCTGTGAGCTGCGCAAGGTCTCCGACTATATCGGCATTCCGAACACCACGCCGCCGTACAAGCCGGTGCAGTTGCCGATCATCAAGGACGAGCCGTTCTTCGACCGCGACTACAACCTCTGTATCGACTGCCGCCGCTGCCTCGTCGCCTGTAACGACGTGCGCGGCGTGGGCTGTCTCGAAGTGAAGGAAGTCGAGACGCCGCAAGGCACGCGCACCTATGTCGGCACGATCGCGCCGACGCTGATCGAATCCGGCTGTACCTTCTGCCAGGCCTGTGTGACCGTGTGCCCGACCGGCGCGCTGATGGACCGCACGCTCGACCCCGCGAAGCGCGAGGAGTCGATGGTGCCGTGCCGGAATGCCTGTCCCGCCGGCATCGACGTGCCGCGCTACGTGCAGCTCGCCGCCGAAGGCAAGTATGGCGAGGCGATCGCCGTGGTGCGCGAAAAGCTGCCGTTCCCGGGCATCCTCGGCCGTGCCTGTTTCGCGATGTGCGAATCGGCCTGTCGCCGCAAGGATCTCGACGATCCGCTGTCGATCCGCAACCTCAAGCGCATCGCCGCCGACAACGACACGGGGATCTGGCGCGAACACGCGAAGAAGCTGCCGGCGACCGGCAAGAAGGCCGCCGTGATCGGCGCCGGCCCGGCCGGTCTGACGGTGGCGTACTACCTCGCGAAGCAGGGCCACGGCGTAACCATCTTCGACGCGCAGCCGGCCGCCGGCGGCATGGCGCGCTACGGCATCCCGTCCTACCGCGTGCCGGCAGAAGTCATCGACAACGAGGTCGCGGAAGTCTCGGCCCTGGGCGTCGAGTTCCGCTTCGGCGCCAAGGTCGACAGCGTCGATACCCTCTTCAACGATGGGTATGGTGCAGTGTTCGTCGGCATCGGCGCGCAGGGCGGCGACAAGCTGGGCATCCCCGGCGACGACCTGCCGGGCGTGGTCGACAGTCCGACCTACCTGAAGGCCGTGACGATGGGCCTCGTGAATACCCCCGAGGGCATCCAGACCGGCAAGAAGGTCGCGGTGATCGGCGGCGGCAACGTCGCGACCGACAACGCGCGTTCCTCGCGCCGCTTCGGTGCCGAGGTCGACATGGTGTATCGCCGCACCCGCGAAGAGATGCCGGCGCGCCTGGAGGAATTCGAGGGCTGCGTGGAGGAGGGCGTGAATATCCGCTACCTGCTCGCGCCGAAGAAGATCGAGCCGGGCACCAACGGCTTCCGCCTGCAGATCACCTACGCCAAGATGGCGCTGGGCGAGGCCGATGCCTCCGGCCGCCGCAAGCCGGTCGAGACCGGCGAGGAAGTCGTCGAAGGCGTGGATCTGGTGATCGCCGCGATCGGCCAGTTCCCGAAGCGTTTCGAAGGCTTCGGCGTCGAGACCGACCGCAAGGGCCGCATCACGGTGCGCGAGGATTCGATGCTGACGAGCCGGCCGAAGGTGTATGCCGGCGGCGACTGCGTGCTCGGACCTTCGACGCTGATCGAGTCGGTCGCGCAGGGCCGGGTGGCGGCTTCCGCGATGGACATCGTGCTGGGCGGCGATGGCGACATCTCCGAAGTGCTGCTGCGCGACGGCTGGGAGACCAGCCCGTACATCGGCCGCAAGAAAGGCTTCAACAAGATCCGCAAGTTCCACCCGATCATGCTGGCGCCCGAGCAGCGTACCGGCTGGGACGAGGTCGAGCTGGGCTTCGACGACGCGACGGCGCGGGCGGAGGCGGCCCGCTGCTTCAAGTGCAACCTCGCGCCGAAGATCGCCGAGGCGGTGCTGCCGCCGGAGTCGTCGCTGAAATTCGACGAGGCGACGATCGCGTCCGTGCCAACCGAATCTGGCGTGTTCCAGTTGCTTGACGGCGACAAGAACGTGCTGATGATCAAGGGTGTGGAGAACCTGCGCGCCGGGTTGATGGAGCAGCTTGAACGCGGGGGCGACGCGACGAACTTCGTGTTCGAGGAAGCCGCGCTCTTTACCTCACGCGAAAGCCAGATGATCCAGGCCTACCTGCAGCAGTACGGAAAGATGCCGGGCGGCGGGTCGGACGAGCTCGACGATTTGTTCTGA
- a CDS encoding PHP domain-containing protein: MWIDCHCHTKYSYDNWLEPVDLIRRAKALGLDGVCITEHYSYEASRPVEQVARDEGFLVLRGVEIATDRGHMLAYGMQDDGWNIWGRDNYLPMNDVIEHINSIGGICVPAHPFREVGVASLLHGLLDLTGIAAVETHNGGNLDSDNDLAISAARHMALPALGGSDCHKTIAVGRCATKFSQTVTDMASFIAAVRAGACQGSYYPGYQQLAQAA; encoded by the coding sequence ATGTGGATCGATTGCCATTGCCATACCAAGTACTCCTACGACAACTGGCTGGAGCCGGTGGATCTGATCCGCCGTGCGAAGGCGCTGGGACTCGACGGAGTCTGCATCACCGAGCATTACTCGTACGAAGCGTCGCGGCCGGTCGAGCAGGTCGCGCGCGACGAGGGTTTCCTGGTGCTGCGCGGCGTGGAGATCGCAACCGATCGCGGGCACATGCTGGCGTACGGTATGCAGGATGACGGCTGGAACATCTGGGGGCGCGACAATTACCTCCCGATGAACGACGTCATCGAGCACATCAACAGCATCGGCGGAATCTGCGTGCCGGCCCATCCGTTCCGCGAGGTCGGCGTGGCCAGCCTGCTGCACGGCCTGCTCGACCTCACCGGGATTGCCGCCGTGGAAACGCATAACGGCGGCAACCTCGACAGCGACAACGATCTGGCAATCAGTGCCGCTCGCCACATGGCCCTGCCTGCGCTGGGCGGCAGCGATTGCCACAAGACGATTGCGGTCGGCCGGTGCGCGACGAAGTTCTCGCAGACCGTCACCGACATGGCGAGTTTCATTGCCGCGGTGCGGGCAGGAGCGTGCCAGGGGAGTTATTACCCGGGTTACCAGCAGCTCGCACAGGCAGCATAA
- a CDS encoding GNAT family N-acetyltransferase — MSDQKRVMRVLKKEDLNAIVEIDAAGSKQNRRDYYERKLEGILNPTHNINSSLVCEIDGKIAGFVMGDVYFGEFGIPESTATIDTIGVDPRFQNRGVASELLDQFMMNMKAAGVKKVYTLVNWDDFALEKFFSRQRFSPSKRINLEYTVS; from the coding sequence ATGTCTGATCAGAAGCGTGTGATGCGGGTGCTGAAGAAGGAAGACCTGAATGCGATCGTCGAGATCGACGCAGCAGGTTCGAAGCAGAATCGCCGCGATTACTACGAGCGCAAGCTTGAAGGGATCCTGAACCCGACCCACAACATCAATTCGTCGCTCGTGTGCGAGATCGACGGCAAGATCGCCGGTTTCGTGATGGGCGACGTGTATTTCGGCGAGTTCGGCATTCCCGAGTCGACCGCGACGATCGACACGATCGGCGTCGATCCGCGCTTCCAGAACCGCGGCGTGGCGAGCGAGCTGCTCGACCAGTTCATGATGAACATGAAGGCCGCGGGCGTGAAGAAGGTCTACACGCTGGTGAACTGGGACGACTTCGCGCTGGAGAAATTCTTCTCCCGCCAGCGCTTCTCGCCGTCCAAGCGCATCAACCTCGAGTACACCGTTTCCTGA
- a CDS encoding ferredoxin, whose translation MIANYGYKDGSGEYYISIDTDKCIDCAAERACLKACPQQMFEIITDDYDDEVAWVKKEKTRALAYDCAACKPAGGYTSLPCTSACTPGAIKHSW comes from the coding sequence ATGATCGCGAACTACGGTTACAAGGACGGTTCCGGCGAGTACTACATCAGCATCGACACGGACAAGTGCATCGACTGTGCGGCCGAGCGGGCTTGTCTGAAGGCCTGTCCGCAGCAGATGTTCGAAATCATCACCGATGACTACGACGACGAAGTGGCGTGGGTGAAGAAGGAGAAAACGCGGGCGCTCGCCTATGACTGTGCCGCGTGCAAGCCGGCGGGCGGCTACACCAGCCTGCCCTGTACCTCCGCCTGTACGCCGGGCGCGATCAAGCATTCCTGGTAA